The Bacteroides ovatus genomic interval CCACACAGCCGGGCAAACTGAAAGTGTCTTTCTTCCTTAGTTTCTATTCTGATTATTATGTCTTGGAACTGGATGAAGAGAATTACAATTATGCCCTGGTAGGCAGCAGTACTGATAAATATCTCTGGATACTAAGCCGTACACCCCAACTGCCGGAAGAAATCAAGAAGAAACTCGTCACCGCTGCCGAACGTCGTGGATACGATACGAGCCAGTTGAAGTGGATCGAGCAACTCTGATCGCAGGCATATACATATATCAGTTTATGCAATCCGCACCTAATAAATAATATAAGATTGTTTAGCGAAAGTATTTAACGGACGATAAACCAACTTTAAAACAACAGAAATTATGGATTACGAAATTATTCATCAGCCCGAACAAAAATTGTTCAAGACAGAAGTAGACGGTCGCACCGCCTTTGTACAATATCGCCTGATAGGTGATTCTCTTGATATTATCCACACAATTGTGCCACAACCCATTGAAGGGCGGGGGATTGCCGCTGCTTTGGTAAAAGCTGCTTACGCCTATGCATTAGCTAACGGGATGAAGCCGAAAGCAACATGCTCTTATGCAGTGAAGTGGTTGGAAAGACACCCGGAAATAAATGGTTAAATACTCGCTTTTGATTCGTCGGAAAAGGAAATAATATTATCTTTGTAATTGGAAATCAATGAAGAAAAATAGTGTTATGATAAAAGAAGGTGAAAAGGTAAAAGTGGATCCTAGGTTAACGGGACTCGATGAATGGATAGAGGGTACAGTAATTGATATTGAACATAATCCGTTCAAAGGCTTAGTTATAGCGATTCGTGATAAATTTAACCGTATTTTCTTTGGTGAGCAGAAATATTTTATTCCTGTAAATGAGGATAATGTATGTATGCAATAGCCTTTGATATGGTCATTACAGACCTACGTGCCAATTATGGAGAGCCTTATAACAATGCCTATTTTGAAATAAATAAAGTGTTGCGTCAGTATGAGTTTTATAATACGCAGGGTAGTGTATATTTAACAGAGAAAACTGATATGGCAAATCTTTTTCGTGCAATTGACGCATTGAAACGTATTCCTTGGTTTCAGGCGTCAGTTCGTGATCTTCGTGCGTTTCGTGTAGAAGACTGGTCGAACTTTACGGATTTTATAAAAGAAAATAAATAGATAAGCTTTCAGGTATGAATATGTATTCATGCCTGAAAGCTCCTTTTATTTCTCAATTA includes:
- a CDS encoding GNAT family N-acetyltransferase — translated: MDYEIIHQPEQKLFKTEVDGRTAFVQYRLIGDSLDIIHTIVPQPIEGRGIAAALVKAAYAYALANGMKPKATCSYAVKWLERHPEING
- a CDS encoding virulence protein, whose protein sequence is MYAIAFDMVITDLRANYGEPYNNAYFEINKVLRQYEFYNTQGSVYLTEKTDMANLFRAIDALKRIPWFQASVRDLRAFRVEDWSNFTDFIKENK